The Anguilla rostrata isolate EN2019 chromosome 1, ASM1855537v3, whole genome shotgun sequence nucleotide sequence gttatttttggtCTGGGCTCAGATTAAGGAGCCGTTTTCAATAAATGAAGCAATCGAATACCGCTGACTGTGGTTGTGTTTGCATCTTCAGTTCCATTGTCAACAGGTCAATTAATTaaagaaacaagaccaggtcaaaacctagtatatggctggaccgaaccggccgaccaatggtgtaacttcaccactcagtgactcagtcacagacattcgctgcggtccagccaaaaaggtaGGATGATGCAAAATCCCTGGATGTAAAAATTactccagaaaaaaagaaataaaattccaATAACTGGAGATTAATAACTACTCTCCTTCATAAACAAAATATGATAGGttaatttaaaaagataacTCGGATGAAAACTCTAACTCGGATGAACGTGTTGTCCAGGGTACCTCTccaataacattaaaaaatgcccccgcccctgcccccgcccccgcccccgcccaacCCCTGCcccgaccccccgcccccgcccccgcccccgcccaacGGACCTTAAAGATCTCTTTTATCTGCGGCTTCCGCAGAGCCTCCTCCGTGATCACATGACCAGCGCCCAGCGCCTGCAGGTTCTccgtcagctgctgcaggtcCGGTCTGTGGAGGGAGCGtaaacacatacagcacacgcGCATATatgtacacgcatacacaccatatatacacgcacacatgtatcTATATACATCTATATACATCCATatatacgcatacacatgcatacacaccatatatacacgcacacatgtatctatatacatgcatatacacgcatacacaccatatatacacgcacacatgtatctatatacatgcatatatacgcatacatatgtatacacaccATATATACATGCGCACATATATCTATATACATctatatacatgcatatatacgcATACACTTGGTCACCTGCACAAGGGCAccctgttgttgtttttgatatctgtttcattacattacaggcatttagcaaaagttcttatccagagcgacttgcacaactgttacatagcatttatacagcatccatttatacagctggatgtatactgaagcaatgcaggttaagtaccttggtcaagggtgcaacggcagtgttctacctgggaatcgaacctatgatcTTTTgattacaagaccagctccttacacGTTACACTACACGTTTTTGATACCATGTTGATGTTTTTGACACCTGTCTCGGACCATGTTGATGGTTCTGATACCTGTCTCGGACCATGTTGATGGTTCTGATACCTGTCTCAGACCACGTTGATGGTTCTGATACCTGTCTCGGACCACGTTGATGGTGTGGACGCCTCGTGCCGCTGCGATCTGGATGACCGCCTGGCCGACGCCGCTGTTAGCTGCGTTCTGGATCACAGAGTCACCTGTGCACAGGTGAGAGGAGAGGGCAGGTGAGCACAGAGCGATCTGACGCACCTGCTCTCTAAGAGATTTATTTAACAACAACACAATCCCATCCTGCCCAGCTTCTGGCCCTTAAGCCAGAGCACAGCGACAGCATCTTAAAAGCACAGAACAGCTTGAATTTGCACATTCAGGCAACCAAAATGATGATCAATATTCTagatatgtatttgtatgttctTATGTCCTAGAtgagctgaatggcctattctcatTATATGTTATTATAGCCCTAACCTCTGATCTTCCAGGACTTGTTTTGTACCCCTGAACCTACATTCTAAAGTTCTAGTCCCCAGTGGCCCCCCACGTTAGTTTCGGGGGTTACCTGGTTTTAGGGCCTCGAAGTCAGACAGCATTCTGAAGGCGGTGCAGGGGTTCACCCCCAGCGTGGCTGCTGCCATCAGCGGGATGTCATTGGGCACTGGGGTCAGGACCTCTTCACCGAACACTGCGGCCGTCCGCCACGTGCctgtccaaaaaataaaaaataaaaaacactatCAGAGGCGGGACAGAAGCTCAATAGTACgcaaatattttcttcaaaaatgattACAGGATACAGTAAAACAGTGACTTACCAAGTCCAGCGTCCCTTGGAATCACCCAATCACCAGCTCTCAGGGTGGTCACCTGACTCCCAACCTCCAGGACCACACCCACCCCTTCATTCCCGCCCACTGCGGGGAGGTCCGGCAATACAGCATAAGTTCCTGTGCACGGCGGGAGAGGAACACTGTCAGTCATTCCTGTcagtcaattaattaatttttacgGTTTACTGAACAGTATTTTCCAGACATACGAACAGTCTGTGAATCTCCGTGAATGTTCCTCCCCGATGTTCACCTTGAACCATGTTGATGTCAGAGGGGTTAATGGGAGCCGCCATCATCTTCACCAGCACGCTCTTCTCATCCAAAGCGGGAAGTTCCATACTCTCCAACCTGCGCAGTGACGCAACACAACGTTCTTACCACCTCGCATCCGGCAGTGCGTGGCATTACATTAGTTTAACACTCTTATCCAGGCTCACAATTTGGGGAAAAACAAGTGCATCCACCTGATTCGTATGAGCAACAGTGCCAAATCTGGCTAACAACATTTCCAGACCAGTGAGCGTTAATGCAACATATACGGAGGGGGCATGCCTTATCAATGTATGGCCATCGTGTGGCCGTCAGCACATTGAAACAGCTATGGCTCCGCGAGGCAGTTGTCAAAACTTTGTTAGAGGTGCAACGTTTGTAAGCGAAGCAGTTATTGCGACTCCTGCCGAGGAAATTAGAATGACGCCAAGTAAATGCGTGCACAAACGAGAAGCAGCATGCAAGGACGCCGCCTCCAAACTAATGGCCTCTTGTGACACTTCTTATTAAAACCGGGGTTGCTAGACTTACTGAACGACTTGGGCTGGATCTCCATGGTTCCTGTAGAGAAGCGCCCTGCAGGCAGAGACCGACGCGGCCGACGAGTACCTCGCCGTCAGTGGCCGTCTACAGGAGCTCCGTTCTGGCGAACGTCGCGCGCTACACGCCGTGACCAACGTTCTGCACAGCGCGCCACCTGTCACCCCAATTCTTTTGACCAGCAGCCCTACGTGGCGTGGAAGGTCCATtttcaataatttgttttgagGGTCATTCCCCTTGAACGCTAAACGATTATCAGTAACGTCTGAGCTGTTGTCTCAGCGCGAGCTGGGAGCTGCCATGTTTACCGTAAGTCTACAAATAGAAgagaataatttttattatgttttatttccgCCTGCGCGTCActgatctttttaaaaattgaaataaggTTTGAGTCGCacattaaatgcatatatttatttatttattatttgtaaattatAACATTATCTTATCTTCCATAAGTGTTGGTTTTATCGTTTATAACATGCCATAGTCTATAAACATACACTATATAACACTATTTATCAAAATCGATCCTGGTGTCCCCTGCTAATGCTGGGTTTCGTTCCAATTTTATCAAGATGCTAATTTTAATCATGTGGTTTTCATGTGTAAAGGGATTATTTACCTTCTTAGAAACATTGACCACTGGGTGGCGATATTTTATCAAGCAACAACAAACGGATCCTTCGACTAAACGCTGCGTTAGACTCTTCTGTGGCAGACGATTCTATTTTAAACCACGCGATTGATGAAAACTGAATTCTCAGGAACGCGCGTCCTTCTTTGGTGAATGAAATACGACACAGTTCCAGTCACCGGCTGATCATTATCTTACACTACACTACTGCCCTctacattcacaaaaaagatgaaaaaagtaataaataaaccaCAAACACTTTCGTttacttatatttttatttataaagtcaGAAGTAACAATAAATTACACAATAATTTACAACTTTTTGTAATGTAAGTTTTCCTCTTCAAAATACTTGCAATaactttcaaaattcaaaagagAACAAGACAGAGGGGAAATGTTGTACCCCTCCGGTCCGGCAGGGCAGTAGCAGAGTCCGGTATTAAATCAAGGAGCACTCCACTAAGTTTGGAGTTCTAAACACTCTATAGGCAACTGCTTTTGACAGCATACAAAGCTGgtttaacaaaaaaacccagTTACCAAACACTTAGCCCTTTTGTTCAGTAGCACTGCAGCCAGTGGCGCCCTATTGGGGGCTTTCCAAGGGCCaagactgacaggggccctcagagagaggggggggctgggtgccTCAATGTTAGATCTTTTCACAGGGCCCAAAATCCCATGAAACACCCCTCCCTTAAGCTACCATGTCATTTGACTTTATTTACACAATAAGACACGTTTCTGCTGAACAGCCATGATGCACAGCCGATAGATAAGCAAGGATCATAGTTTTGAActttcaccttaaaaaaaatatatatcatttaaACACCCCACAACCCTCTGTTGATTTGGCATAACACAATTTGTTTGATTCAGGCCTGTATACAAAATTAAATTCCTCattctggagggggggggggcatataaATACTACAAATCCAAACTTATCACAACAACTGACCACAACTCAAAACAGTTACCCATTTCTAGCCAAATTAACCCCCAtccacacgcacataaacattTCCCTTCCCATCTTCCACCACCACACATCTATTTTCCCAGCCGGCTATtagttcataaaaaaaataaatatctgtaaAAATAGGCCACAATGAAATCAGCTCCAGGCGCAGTGCATTTGggtatttctgaaaatacactAATTATCTTCTTAGTGAAGCAGAATGTAGAAAACGCTTCCCTCAGCAGGCACGGAtcggtgggaagggggggggggggaagagaatcACCTCAGGTGACCTTTCCCATGAGCCACCGCTCCCGAGCCTGCCGAGCATTGTTCTGTGTACGAGAGCTTCCAGAGGTTTCAGGTCCGCAGGTCGCCGATCGAGCCGCTGCCTCCACAGGCAGAGAGTCAGACCATCCTCtcagtgggaggggggagaggggggagaggggggagagggtggagaggggggcCCTTGGCCTCAGCGCTCAATCGCTAAGCGCGGTCGTCACGACAAATCAGAGCCTGCAGTCAAACCATCATCCAGTGTGGCACACACAGGATTCATCCACTCTTCAGTAGTATCGAAATTGGGATCAAATCGGAGATCACGCCTCCTTAAGCAGTAGACCCAggaatccccacccccccccaaaattctTATCATTCAATTCCCCCAAATCACCACTTAATTagcacagacccccccccccaactcacgCACTCATCTCACACGGTCACCCAGGGCAACGAGCTGACCTGACAGCCACAGATCTGCCCGCACATTCTTCACCCAAACACAGCTCCTCTGAGCACAAATACGACAAacgacaaaaaaacaaaaacaacaaaagaacatTCATGTTTGCATAATTCCTTTCTTCTGAAATGAACAtttcaataaagaaaaacattctctcctctcctcaaaGTAATAGAATCATCATCATCTGCGGATTCCCTTTCCAAGGCAACCAGGGAGCCCtccggccaccagggggcgccagagagcgGCGGTCAGCAGGGGTTAGGGCTCTGAGGCCTGTCTGTCCTGCAGAAGGGTGCTGTGCTGCTTGCACAGGCATCAGAACGCTGCAGCAACGTTACAGCAACGTTACAGGAACGCTGAGAGGACGTCAGTTTCACAGACTGGCATGATTCCAACGTCCACAGTGCATGGCCTCCAGTGGCCATTTAGCAAAGAGGAACTGGAGAAAGTATAACTACAAGgtttccacacagacacagacacacacacacacacacttcattgcATTACTAGTCAGTCAAAATTCTACC carries:
- the mecr gene encoding enoyl-[acyl-carrier-protein] reductase, mitochondrial produces the protein MDLPRHVGLLVKRIGVTGGALCRTLVTACSARRSPERSSCRRPLTARYSSAASVSACRALLYRNHGDPAQVVQLESMELPALDEKSVLVKMMAAPINPSDINMVQGTYAVLPDLPAVGGNEGVGVVLEVGSQVTTLRAGDWVIPRDAGLGTWRTAAVFGEEVLTPVPNDIPLMAAATLGVNPCTAFRMLSDFEALKPGDSVIQNAANSGVGQAVIQIAAARGVHTINVVRDRPDLQQLTENLQALGAGHVITEEALRKPQIKEIFKKVPRPKLALNGVGGKSATELLRHLQAGGTMVTYGGMAKQPVTVPVSALIFKDVKVRGFWVTQWKRDHAQDRGALQGMLVQLCALIRDGKLTAPACTEVPLQDHTRALGNAMKPFLSSKQVLVM